A segment of the Salmo trutta chromosome 3, fSalTru1.1, whole genome shotgun sequence genome:
TTATCATTATAATAGCCTACACGCCAGAGTCCAGTCTGTACCACTCCCTTCCTCTGGACAGACTTATAGACTACACCTACAAACCATACTGTGTTGTCCCCGACATCTGTGTCCCAACTGTGTGTCCCAGAGTCAAAGCCCTCAGAGCCCAGGACCATTCGATAGTTATCAAACCTCTCTGGGTTGTCAGGAAGCAGCCgtatctcatcactgaatctcatACTGGTCAGATCGTCAGACAGGATGAGACATGGATGGGCAGTGTTGGGGTCCAGAATCACAGGCGCtgaacagagaaaaagagagacatgtTTAAAACCAGAGAACCACTGTTTGTTTAATTTACTGGGACATTATTGCCAGATGATCAgtgatattttttttatctgaAATTGTCTGAATGCAATTTAAAAATGTTTGTGAAGATATGAACATTTGTAAGAATAAAATCAGACTCACTGTATTGAACAGACTTCAGCATCTTCTCCAAAACTCTGACCTGCAGGTTTCCCAGGTGCTTTGCCACATTGATCAGCGCTCCAGAAACAAGCTCTGGATCTGGGCTTGTGCACTGGGCTCTAGAAGAATATCCAAGAGTTAGTGATACGGTGGGGTTGGGTTCAGAaccacagggaagagagagagaagaggctgATCACTTAGGGTGTGTCCAGACCCTTGACCTGAAGTGTGGTGGACAAATAGGACGAAGCCTTACCTTTTTAACGTGTCCTTGTAGTTCTGCAGGAGAACAAAAGAGCAAATGAATCAATAATACATGTAATCACTGAAATCAGTCATCAGTTAATCAATAAATCTATTCCAAATAACCTCTAGACAACACAGAGATATTGGTCCTTACCTGCAGGAATGAGATGTCATCAGATACCAGGTCCTTCTTTATGGCTCTCGTTGTGTCTAAAATGGCTGCTAACTCTCTGTTCATATCTTCAATCATCTTCTTCATCCTCCcactcttctcttcctcttcctccctcaggaCAGCCATCCTGGCTGCCTCTTCATATCGTAGAAACTGGTGAAGTTTCTCAAACTCCTCCTGAATCAGATTTTCTGTCTGCTGGGCCTGGCTCTGGAGACAgtgtatcatcatcatcagccaGTACACTATATTTCATATCAATCTGAAAAGTTTTTCAAAACATTACTGTTAAAGAGGCTGTATGGAACGTTAGTTGCTTATTATTTACCTAAAATGTTGGCTTGAGTGTTGCCTCTATGGTTCATATACTCATGTAACAATCAACTTCTAGACTCATGAAACCACACAATCCTTAGTTTAAGGCTTTTGATCATAGTCGTGGGAAGGTGTACCCCTCTTTTTGTCCAATTATGTCATTTCTGGGTAATATTTATGTCCATTTAGGGGACCCCTTTTGGCTCAAgccaaatgcaaaaaaaaaaacattctgattCACTTTCATATGCATATTGCATTGTAACATTACAAAGCAGTCTTACCTTAATAAGCTCTGCCGTTTCTTCAAAGCTTTGTTTAACTTCTTTAAATCCCTCCAGCTGCTCCTCTAAGGGCTTCAGGCCAGTCTCTATGAGCTCTTCCTACAATTCATTTTGTTCATTTACTTGTGTGATCTTTTAATGATTGCATGCAAAATTGGATGGATTTATGAGAACATCACATTCTGATCAATCTGAACACAAGGCTTTAGAAAAGTTTTGCTTTTCAAAGAGAACATCAAGGCTGTACAAGTACGACAGGGTAGCTGCATATGATAAGGAACTCTTCTGCACTAGACATTTGCAAGGAAAGAGTGATCCTGTTATagtgaatgtactgtatatgttagTTGATATTTTGTATCATACCTTGTGATCCAGAGCAGCCTCATCTACTGGAATACACTTGTGTGTTTTATGTTTACTTGAACCCTCACACACCGAACAGATAGGCTCTTCATGCTCCAGACAGAACAGTGTAAGTAGCTTGCTGTGCAGACTGCAGACATGTTTTTTAACTGAAACTTTCTCACCCGGCATACACAGGTTCTTCAGAGCAAGATCCATCGAATCCTTATAACATGTTATGCTGCACACTGGACATTCCCACGATTCCATCTGTTTCCAGTATGACTCCAGACAGGCTATACAGCAGCTATGGCCACAGGACAGGAGAACAGGTTCCTTGAGGGTTTCAGAGCACACAGGACAGGAGAGATCCTTCTCTGGGACAGACACCTGGGAGGCCATTTTCTCACTCCCTAATGGCATTTGGAGTGAGGTGGTTACTTTCAATTTCAAAACTCACCCTGGTTTAGTCAGCAGCTTTCTTACCACAGTGTTGCTGAATAGTTTTGCAGTTGTAGTCCTGTTATGTCTTGTGTCTTACAGAGCAGATACACATAGAAGATCTGGGAGAGCTGTGTGTGAAGCCAGTAAAATGTGTGCATTGCCATGTAAACTGATCTGTGAGACAGCACTCAAGACATGACAGCTCcttaaggggagagagaggtgggggggaatCTATAAGCCATtttctaaaaataaaatattagtcTAGTTTTCTCAGCTGTTTGTATCAGTCTTGTTTAGTGAGCAGGGATTTAAATGTGTGTTGCTGGAGCTTCCTCCTACTCCTCAGTAGCTGCTGGAGTAAGTTGTGATTTACTGTGCTTAATTTGACTCCTGTGGTGACAGAACAGGTCATTAAACACCAGTTTAATGTTACTGTCAGGGACTTTATTTTGGAGCGGGGCCTGCTGGGTTAAACGTTACATCCCGCTCTAACGCTAGGAGCGTGGTAGGGGCAAAACATGGAGATCTGTGTGTATACATGGGGAATGAACATACTGTACTAAACATACACATTGGTACAGAATacaattcaaacaaaaacaagactaaatatatTGTTTAGTACAGTAGTTTATTCAAAATAGcaggagaaaataaataaatcaaagtaATAAATCAATGTGCAATATCGCAATAcaattaactgtgtgtgtgacagacacaGAACACACCCTGAACACTTTCCTCACATGCCTCTGATCAAAATAAATCTCAAATCAGTCAGACAGAACATGCAACCCCAATACAGACTATTATGTTCAGCCTAACCAAACTGTTCAGCCTAACCAAACTGTTCAGCCTAACCAAACTGTTCAGCCTAACCAAACTGTTCAACCTAACCAAACTGTTCAGCCTAACCAAACTGTTCAGCCTAACCAAACTGTTCAGCCTAACCAAACTGTTCAGCCTAACCAAACTGTTCAGCCTAACCAAACTGTTCAGCCTAACCAAACTGTTCAGCCTAACCAAACTGTTCAGCCTAACCAAACTGTTCAACCTAACCAAACTGTTCAGCCTAACCAAACTGTTCAGCCTAACCAAACTGTTCAGCCTAACCAAACTGTTCAGCCTAACCAAACTGTTCAGCCTAACCAAACTGTTCAACCTAACCAAACTGTTCAACCTAACCAAACTGTTCAGCCTAACCAAACTGTTCAGCCTAACCAAACTGTTCAGCCTAACCAAACTGTTCAGCCTAACCAAACCAAACTGTTCAGCCTAACCAAACCAAACTGTTCAGCCTAACCAAACTGTTCAGCCTAACCAAACTGTTCAGCCTAACCAAACTGTTCAGCCTAACCAAACTGTTCAGCCTAACCAAACTGTTCAGCCTAACCAAACTGTTCAGCCTAACCAAACTGTTCAGCCTAACCAAACTGTTCAGCCTAACCAAACTGTTCAGCCTAACCAAACTGTTCAACCTAACCAAACTGTTCAGCCTAACCAAACTGTTCAGCCTAACCAAACTGTTCAGCCTAACCCTGTTGAACAGGAAACATTTCCTGAGAACACAAACCCTTTATGACAAAGATAACATAATACTGTGCAGTTAAATCCAAAACGTATTGTGGATGAAATacattcaattaaaaaaaaaaaacattcgcCGGCGAACACccagaaaaatgtatttgtgtggaggtgctgactaacggcaaataaactatcaaaataaagtcgCACACTACATATATAAACTCCCAAtaatttattgggtatttaccaatGTGTCGCCATCACTGTGCCTGAAGAAGGCTCATCGATGCCTAAACattggtaaatacccaataaattactgggagtttatatatagagtgtgctattttattttgatagtttatgaGATACATTCAATGCCATCAATAATATGATTATGGCTGCAAGTCAGATACCACAGAGGATTGACCGTAGAAACAGAAGACATAAAAGCAACACTGTTCTCCTCTAGATATTTCAAGGCCCTTCAACATGGAAGCATGATTACACTAAAGACTTATAAATAATGAGGATAGTCCAGTCCTCTGGCAGGAATACAATACCTAAATATGTCTGTTCTTTGAGATGTATTTCTTTGGCCGGCTGAGTCTGACCCACCATGGCCATCTATAGTAGAGCTCACTTAAGTTGCCAGGGTAACAGGACAACACCTGCAAGTTGATGAGGCATGAACAGAGCCACTAGTCTACAGGCTTTAACACTGTTGAGAAACAAACCCTAACCTTCAACACTCCTTACCCCTCCCTAAACAAAGCAATTCCTCAGGTTGTGTCAATCTCTGGGATGCTGAGCATGTTTACATCATGAGGAGTCCATCAAATTGAATTAGAGGTCAAAGATACTTTAACTAAAACACAGCACCATTTGTGGTTCTAGACATCTTGTGATATAACACCCCCTGCTGGCCAGGGGAAAGACCTCCACTTTAAGTGACAACAAAAGGGCTGCATCCCAATAGTGTCAAGTGGTGTTGTCCTTGGTCTGCAGTGATCTGAACACATAAGATAGGTGACAACAGTATGCCTACCCGGAACTGGCTTTCAACTATGCAGTTGTTTTCCCATCGTGCAGATATACAACAAACTAATAAATAAACATGAGGTTGGTCCTGGTCAATACAGTCCTGGTTTTTCCAACGGCTCTGCACATTGAAGGACTGACTACTGAAGCGCTGGTTCCAGGGTCAGTTCGGGTTGTAAATTCCAAATGATTGACTGCGGCTCCCATGTTTTGAGCTATGAGTTCCTTCTTCAATATTCCTTTAAAACTCTTGAGTTCCTGGATCCAGATTCCATGTGATTTAGTCATAGAAATTCCAATAAATAAATCTCTATGCACAGTTGTCTGATTCTACGACCTGTGTTGCATCTCTGGTAATCTATCAAttgagcctggggacgaggttagaTCTCTGGGTTGAGGAGGAATGTTATTCAAAAAGGCTGAGTTCCAATTCCAGGATCCAAATCATCTGGCTCCCTTTCTCCAAACCATGTGCTGGGTCTCTTGGTCTCTGGTTCTAGGACGGACGGGGTGAGGTCAGGACTGGTCATCTCTGTGGTGGGGCTGGCTAGACACTCACTGGACTTCAGGCTGGCCAGTGATTTATTGCTGGCTACTGACTGCAGAGACCCACACAGACCTATCAGAGAGGGGGTGTCCTCCTTCCCTGGGGAGCAGAAGAGGGGGTTAACACATGCACAAAATAACTATTACTTATTGGTAGTGGGGGAatagcacagaaacacacacacacacacacacacacacacacacacacacacacacacaccatggtggTGCCAGTGTGAGCTGGCTGGTCTAGTGTCCaggttgagtgtgtgtgagggCTCCAGAGAGGTCTGGGACAGCTGCTCTAGACTCTGGAAACTCTTcctgtagaacacacacagagacattagaGCGGACTCTCTGGATACATCTAAATAGTGTGATGGTTACATTGGACTAACCATTTGGAATGTtaaaattcatattttttttcacaGCActtcacatatatatatatataaataaactgTCACCACATTTGGGTGGACCGTATTAAATCATACTATGGCGTGTAAGGAAGTGAGGAAGTCGTGGAATAGGAATTTATCCCTGTTTACATACTCCTCCCACTGCCCCACCCTATTCCTGAACAGCATGGTATCCAAGGCAACAGCATTGGTATCCATGGCACCGGGTGAAGGCCACTGATTGGTCAGATGTGCGGTCAGTTCTTGTCTGGACCTCAAGTCATGGTTCTTCAGCACCGTCCTTGAGCAGGATGAAATATACACGAAGACATAAACCTCTACTGTCAAGACACTAGCTACTCATATTGTGTTCCTGGAACATTCTGTCCCAAACTATGCTACgtatcccagtctctctctgtaatCTCTTCTGTTGTGTCTGTAAATCCATACCCCTGACTGATTATTGGTTTGAGAGATGACTGCAGTTTCAACCCCAGCATTTGGAAAGCTAAGGAAATCCTCACAACCCAAATTAAAATATTGATCAGAGGGTGGAAAGGAAGAGATCAAGTTGATCACACCATTAATTTAGAGACTCTCTCAGTGATAAACCAACCTCCTCCAAACCATCTCCTCTGATGATTCACCCAGGCCAAGTCATCACACCAAGGTTATTACAGTAAACAAACGATGAAAGAAAactaaactgaaataaaatgaacaaacctgtttgaaaaacaaactattatctttgactccaaaaTGAACTCAAATAAAATAGAATGGGGTTTAAGCTTCTGAATCTGGCAGGCCACAGCGATATTTAAAGGTTCAGATTCAGCAAGATgacagcaccgcagatattgggGGCGTTTGAGCGGTAAGGCCGAAAGCAACCGACTGTAGACAAAAGTCGAGGAGTGAAGTCAGGGGAGATGCATCTGCGACAGCCGAAAgtaatgtggttttccaacagcaaggctcagatcaacatggctGTGTTGCCATCGtttataaaatgtttatttaGACATTATAAAGAAAACATCTATtccccatatcacacactcaaACCATAGTATAATAGTGTACATTGTACAATCAATTAGTGAGAGAGGCTCAAAtagcacacacatatacatatatatccaCTGTATACATACATCGCGGCAaattggttcctgtttcagtcatgtctttggtcacgttcgcgtgggtcaaacaaaaacaccctaatgattggttgGCAATAGAGCTTCCCACAATACAGGCGATGGCTGCAGAATTAAGTTGGTGAAGAGCAGAAACTTGCAGTCGACTGCAGTCAATGACCTTTGATCATATTTTTGTAATGTTCATTCAGTTGACATGTAGGCGCAAGTCAGACCATTTTTTCACCGACAATGCAACGCACTTTGAAAGGCGTGACAAAAGTGATCCGCTCTAACACGGCCATTGAGATTTGCACGATGCAACATGGTAGCTACGGGACCAAAACAGAGGAGAAGTTGAGCCTCACGCTCCAACGCTCATAGTAGTGGAAATTGACACACTATTACTGTGTACACGGTGCATCTACGTCAgcttgctgagtctacctttaaatctAACTTAAAAACCTCATATGGATCTGACCCTCAATttgcctaaaattacatacccaaatctaactgcctgtagctcaggacctgaagcaaggatgtgcatattcttgataccatttgaaaggaaacactttgaagtttgtggaaatgtgaaattaatgtaaaaGAATAACAcatatctggtaaaagataagaaaaaaaaaaaaccatgcactttttttttaaccatctctgaaatgcaagagaaaggccataatgtattattccagcccaggcgcaatttcgaatattttggccactagatgtcagcagtgtaTGTGTAGACTgttccaatgaaccattgcatatctgttcaagactgcccaaatgtgcctaattggtttattaatacattttcaagttcataattgggtactctcctcaaacaatagcatggtattatttcactgtaattgctactgtaaattggacagtgcagttacattaagaatttaagctttctgcccatatcagatatgtctatgtcgtGGGAATTtatttgttacttacaacctcatgctaattagctcaaccgtcccatggagGGACACACACCGATCATGTAGAGGTTAACCTATGACCTGACCTATCACAGGCCCATAGTGGCATAGGCTACTCTGTAAATAATACCaaaacaaaaatgttttcttcataaaataaaataaattaaaaggtCAAGTGGATCAGAAAACTAACTGAACTTCAAATAACAAGCTTcaagctaataataataataataataacaacaacaaccttgcgtcacacacacacacacacactttcctatACCTGTAAGTCCTCAGAGAAGTGGGGACATTTTTCAGGTCCTCACTTGTGAAAATAACCATTTTagtcttaggggttaggtttagaattagggttaggtttaggaattAAGGTTGTTGGTCCCCAagaagtcctcacaagtatagtaaaacatAGCTGTGTGCACTACTCCTGCATTCCCTGGCCCTCTCGCTGTGGTTAAAATGTCACACTCACAGCTGGTCATTCCACCCACTCACAGATACACAAACTCACAGTTGGTCCTGGAGCTCCAGTACGATGTATTCTAGTTGTTCcttctccagtgtgtgtgagaggtgtgtgtctgtTAGTCTCTGCTGAAGAGCTTTGTTCTGAGGAATCACTTGAGACAGCTGGGCCTCTCTCAGACGAACCATCTCTTCCAGATAACactggagcacacacacacacacacacacactgagttgtTGCATTATTGCATTTTTTGCAGTAGCAAAACAGATAACAAAAATCTTTACTTGTTTTTGGTAAAGGAGGCACTATAGATTTGTACTCTGGTGAGGATGGAACGGATGATATCAAGCTGTGTGCGTTTCCATTTCCTCAACAGAGCACTGACAGTTAGCCTGACATTTTGATTTCTAACTTTCCAATTATTCCACAGACACCTCACAGTCTCAGTGTCTCATGCACAAATACACCTGCATTCGATAGTGCAATACAGTGTTCTGCAGCACACACacgtacaatacacacacacagacgttacCTTCTGTTCCAGTGCCATGCGGTATTTCTGCTCGAGTCGTTTACACCTGCAGACCCAGCTGCTCTGCTCAGTTAAGATGGCCTCCGCAGTGCTGGCGGCCATCTTTTCAGGGGTGTTCTTCTCGCTGCCGCTGCTCCCCAGGGTCCTCAACTCCTCCTCATCACTGCTGATGCTGTTTTCTCTACATAGGGGGAAAGGGCACACTTCAGAGGATACTACAGAGGGGGTAGGAGTTCAATTTATAGGGCACATACAGGGGGAAGGGTACATACTAGCAGGTAAAGGACTAAAAGATTGAATCCCACATACCTCTGAATCGACTTCAGATAGGGCGTATAGTCAATCACTGCTGGGCAGCTTCCATTCAGCCCCTCCCCTTTCAGACAGAAGCTAGCCACCAGAGGAAAATATACTTTAATTGAGACCTTTACTGTATAACCTGAGCTCTGACTCAGCAACActataaataatatacagtatgatacgAGTACCTGAAGTCAATGGTGTTGAGACCGATGAGTGTATCTGCTAGCAGCCCCGCCTCCTCATCTAGCATGATGGCCCCATCCTCATACCATCTCCTACACAtaacatagaacacacacactagCTCCATCCTCAGAACACACACTAGCTCCatcctcagaacacacacacactagctccatcctcagaacacacacacacaagctccatcctcagaacacacacacacaagctccatcctcagaacacacacacaagctccatcctcagaacacacacacaagctccatcctcagaacacacacacacacacaagctccatcctcagaacacacacacacacaagctccatCCTCAGAACACAcactaatccatgcttttgttacttctaggctggactactgcaatgctctactttccggctacccggataaagcactaaacaaacttcagttagtgctaaatacggctgctagaatcctgactagaaccaaaaaatttgatcatattactccagtgctagcctccctacactggcttcctgttaaggaaagggctgatttcaaggttttactgctaacctacaaagcattacatgggcttgctcctacccatctttccaatttggtcctgccgtacatacctacacgtacgctacggtcacaagacgcaggcctcctaattgtccctagaatttctaagcaaacggctggaggtagggctttcttctatagagctccatttttatggaatggtctgcctacccatgtgagagacgcagactcagtctcaacctttaagtctttactgaagacttctcttcagtaggtcctatgattaagtatagtctggcccaggagtgtgagggtgaacggaaaggctggagcaacgaaccgcccttgctgtctctgcctggccggttcccctctctccactgggattctctgcctctaaccctgttacaggggctgagtcactggcttactggtgttcttccatgccgtccatgggaggggtgcgtcacttgagtgggtacagtcactgacgtggtcttcctgtctgggttggcgccccccccttgggttgtgccgtggcggagatctttgtgggctatactcggccttgtcttaggacggtaagttggtggttggagacatccctctagtggtgtgggggctgtgctttggcaaagtgggtggggttatatcctgcctgtttggccctgtccgggggtatcatcggtgtcttctgatccctcccgtctcagcctccagtatttatgctgcagtagtttatgtgtcggggggctagggtcagtctgttacatctggagtatttctcttgtcttatccggtgtcctgtgtgaatttaaatatgctctctctaattctctctctcggaggacctgagccctaggaccatgcctcaggactacctggcatgatgactccttgctgtccccagtccacctggccatgctgctgctccagtttcaactgtgctgcctgcggctatggaaccctgacctgttcaccggacgtgcttgttgcaccctcgacaactactatgattattattatttgaccatgctggtcatttatgaacattttaacatcttgaccatgttctgttataatatccacccggcacagccaaaagaggactggccacccctcatagcctggttcctctctaggtttcttcctaggtttttggcctttctagggagtttttcctagggagtttttcctagccaccgtgcttctttcacatgcattgcttgctgtttggggttttaggctgggtttctgtacagcactttgagatatcagctgatgtacgaagggctatataaataaatttgatttgacacactagCTCCatcctcagaacacacacacactagctccaTCCTCAGAACACCTAAAACCAACACAACTCAGTCTGGTGTTTTGTAttgccattgtgtgtgtgtgtgtgtgtgtgtgtgtgtgtgtgtgtgtgtcagagagaaagaCCTGGTGGTTTTGAAGTCCCTCAGGGCGGAGGAGATGTACTCAGACAGCCTCTTCTCCATCAGCACCAGTCTGATCCACGCCCGaccctgtggacacacacacagtgcttaaGTTTCCATTATACATCAGACCTGCATAGTAGCTCTTTAAAACAGACATCATTATAATACAAATACATACTGCCCTTCCTACTTAGCC
Coding sequences within it:
- the LOC115187285 gene encoding RUN domain-containing protein 3B isoform X2 is translated as MASRSLGLHVARKQDAARSGAVERRNLLTVCRFSVKTLIDRSCLDTIDDSSPEFTNFVSILEQILSHRLKGQTTWFGYETHRSFWDYVKAACSKVSHSCIHSIESMENVRSSRAKGRAWIRLVLMEKRLSEYISSALRDFKTTRRWYEDGAIMLDEEAGLLADTLIGLNTIDFSFCLKGEGLNGSCPAVIDYTPYLKSIQRENSISSDEEELRTLGSSGSEKNTPEKMAASTAEAILTEQSSWVCRCKRLEQKYRMALEQKCYLEEMVRLREAQLSQVIPQNKALQQRLTDTHLSHTLEKEQLEYIVLELQDQLKSFQSLEQLSQTSLEPSHTLNLDTRPASSHWHHHGKEDTPSLIGLCGSLQSVASNKSLASLKSSECLASPTTEMTSPDLTPSVLEPETKRPSTWFGEREPDDLDPGIGTQPF
- the LOC115187285 gene encoding RUN domain-containing protein 3B isoform X3, with the protein product MASRSLGLHVARKQDAARSGAVERRNLLTVCRFSVKTLIDRSCLDTIDDSSPEFTNFVSILEQILSHRLKGQTTWFGYETHRSFWDYVKAACSKVSHSCIHSIESMENVRSSRAKGRAWIRLVLMEKRLSEYISSALRDFKTTRRWYEDGAIMLDEEAGLLADTLIGLNTIDFSFCLKGEGLNGSCPAVIDYTPYLKSIQRENSISSDEEELRTLGSSGSEKNTPEKMAASTAEAILTEQSSWVCRCKRLEQKYRMALEQKCYLEEMVRLREAQLSQVIPQNKALQQRLTDTHLSHTLEKEQLEYIVLELQDQLTVLKNHDLRSRQELTAHLTNQWPSPGAMDTNAVALDTMLFRNREEFPESRAAVPDLSGALTHTQPGH
- the LOC115187249 gene encoding E3 ubiquitin-protein ligase TRIM39 isoform X1, which encodes MPLGSEKMASQVSVPEKDLSCPVCSETLKEPVLLSCGHSCCIACLESYWKQMESWECPVCSITCYKDSMDLALKNLCMPGEKVSVKKHVCSLHSKLLTLFCLEHEEPICSVCEGSSKHKTHKCIPVDEAALDHKEELIETGLKPLEEQLEGFKEVKQSFEETAELIKSQAQQTENLIQEEFEKLHQFLRYEEAARMAVLREEEEEKSGRMKKMIEDMNRELAAILDTTRAIKKDLVSDDISFLQNYKDTLKRAQCTSPDPELVSGALINVAKHLGNLQVRVLEKMLKSVQYTPVILDPNTAHPCLILSDDLTSMRFSDEIRLLPDNPERFDNYRMVLGSEGFDSGTHSWDTDVGDNTVWFVGVVYKSVQRKGVVQTGLWRVGYYNDKYWARCPKGPQTVLTLENKPHRIRVQLDWDRDTLSFYDLDNNTHIHTFTHTFTERLFPYINIGSNLYAARILPGKASVTVEQHIIPPHVSPSSF
- the LOC115187249 gene encoding E3 ubiquitin-protein ligase TRIM39 isoform X2 — its product is MESWECPVCSITCYKDSMDLALKNLCMPGEKVSVKKHVCSLHSKLLTLFCLEHEEPICSVCEGSSKHKTHKCIPVDEAALDHKEELIETGLKPLEEQLEGFKEVKQSFEETAELIKSQAQQTENLIQEEFEKLHQFLRYEEAARMAVLREEEEEKSGRMKKMIEDMNRELAAILDTTRAIKKDLVSDDISFLQNYKDTLKRAQCTSPDPELVSGALINVAKHLGNLQVRVLEKMLKSVQYTPVILDPNTAHPCLILSDDLTSMRFSDEIRLLPDNPERFDNYRMVLGSEGFDSGTHSWDTDVGDNTVWFVGVVYKSVQRKGVVQTGLWRVGYYNDKYWARCPKGPQTVLTLENKPHRIRVQLDWDRDTLSFYDLDNNTHIHTFTHTFTERLFPYINIGSNLYAARILPGKASVTVEQHIIPPHVSPSSF
- the LOC115187285 gene encoding RUN domain-containing protein 3B isoform X1; protein product: MASRSLGLHVARKQDAARSGAVERRNLLTVCRFSVKTLIDRSCLDTIDDSSPEFTNFVSILEQILSHRLKGQTTWFGYETHRSFWDYVKAACSKVSHSCIHSIESMENVRSSRAKGRAWIRLVLMEKRLSEYISSALRDFKTTRRWYEDGAIMLDEEAGLLADTLIGLNTIDFSFCLKGEGLNGSCPAVIDYTPYLKSIQRENSISSDEEELRTLGSSGSEKNTPEKMAASTAEAILTEQSSWVCRCKRLEQKYRMALEQKCYLEEMVRLREAQLSQVIPQNKALQQRLTDTHLSHTLEKEQLEYIVLELQDQLTVLKNHDLRSRQELTAHLTNQWPSPGAMDTNAVALDTMLFRNRVGQWEEKSFQSLEQLSQTSLEPSHTLNLDTRPASSHWHHHGKEDTPSLIGLCGSLQSVASNKSLASLKSSECLASPTTEMTSPDLTPSVLEPETKRPSTWFGEREPDDLDPGIGTQPF